The genomic stretch CTGCTCCGGCAGCCAGAGCGCGCGCGGTATCCTCGCCAAGGCGGGCAAAATCAGCCGACAAAATAGACGGGGCGATTAAAAACGGTTTCATGCGTTTCTCCAAACCATCAAGTCTGCATTCCGCTGCCGGGTACACCCACTGATGACACACCTGCGCAGCCACTCTGTTAGGGGAACAAGGGTGAGGTTTTTCTCACCGTTATCCCCCTGCCCGTCGCCTCTGGTGACACTCAAGACGCCCGGCAGTACAACGCCAGCAATTCATTGACCTTACTGCGGCCCGAAATATTGCGGCTGATGGTGCGACGCGCCTTGACCACATACAACGATGACGCATCACGATACCACTCGCGAGTCAGTACCGTATCATGGTTGGAAATCAGCACTGGGATCTGGTTTTGCGATGACAACTGTTGTGCCAACTGCGCCAGATTTTGCTGATCCTGATGGTTAAAGTTGTTGGTGTGGTACGCCGTGAAATTGGCCGTTGCCGACAGCGGCGCATAAGGCGGATCGCAATACACCACCGAGCCTGAGGTCGCATTGGTCAACGTCTGCTGATAATGCTCGCAAACGAACGTGGCGTTTCGCGCCTTTTCCGCAAACCAGTAAAGTTCTTCTTCCGGAAAATAGGGCTTTTTATAACGCCCGAACGGCACATTGAATTCACCTCGCATGTTATAGCGGCACAAGCCGTTATAACAATGCCGGTTCAGATACAGAAACAGCAACGCACGGCGATAGTCATCGGTGCAGAGGTTAAATTCCGTTCTCAACTGATAAAAAACATCCGAGGTATTCACCTCATCAACAAACAACTCGCGGGCATCGCTAATGAACGTATCGGTTTCAGTTTTGACAATTTTATAAAGATTAATGAGATCGCTGTTAATATCCGCCAGAATATAGCTGTCGTAGTCGGTATTGAGAAACACAGAACCCGCACCCACGAAAGGTTCGATTAATCGCTCTCCCGCTGGCAGATATCGGCGAATCTCCTCCACCAGCGGATATTTCCCACCGGCCCATTTTAAGAACGCGCGGTTTTTCTTCATGCCGTCGTTAGTTACTCACACAGTTCAGAGCCACGGATTGTACTCTGTTAAGACAGCACATCAGGGCCAATTTGGTCTTACTTGGTCAAGTCCTGCTTCACCTGACGGATCGGCCTGACCCATGGTTTTTTCGCCTGAACATCAGCAGGCAGGGACGCAATAGCACGCTTGGCATCTTCCGATGTGGCGTAAACGCCATTCACCAGCACATACCAGGGCCGCCCGTCACGTTTCGTTTCATACACCCAGTAATTCGCCAGTCGCTGTTCCCGTGCATAAGCCTTGAGGGAATCTTCACGAGACGCACTGCTGAGCTGCAAGGTAAAGTGGCTGGCAGGCGCACTCTGGATAGCCGTACTGCTCTGGCTCGCGGCTGACGCCGCAGGTTTAACCACCGCAACCGGTTTGCTCGATGGTGCGGGCATTACAGCGGTCGTAGGGCCGCGATGCGTATTCGTAGCAGGCTTCGCTGCCTCTTTAGCTTCTGCGACCGTTTTATGGGATAGCGTCGTTTCATGGGATGACACAGTCGAAGGCTGCTTTTCAACTTGCACACGTGAAGGCGCCTTCTCCACAGGCTGCGAGCGCCCGGCCTTGGTGGTCGGCGACAAGATGGTAGCCGGTTCGGTCGGCAACCCAGCCGACAAGGCGTTTACCCTGTCTTGCTGCTGAGGC from Dickeya zeae NCPPB 2538 encodes the following:
- the dam gene encoding adenine-specific DNA-methyltransferase, whose product is MKKNRAFLKWAGGKYPLVEEIRRYLPAGERLIEPFVGAGSVFLNTDYDSYILADINSDLINLYKIVKTETDTFISDARELFVDEVNTSDVFYQLRTEFNLCTDDYRRALLFLYLNRHCYNGLCRYNMRGEFNVPFGRYKKPYFPEEELYWFAEKARNATFVCEHYQQTLTNATSGSVVYCDPPYAPLSATANFTAYHTNNFNHQDQQNLAQLAQQLSSQNQIPVLISNHDTVLTREWYRDASSLYVVKARRTISRNISGRSKVNELLALYCRAS
- a CDS encoding SPOR domain-containing protein, whose product is MDEFNPEEELKPDTSDRRPVRQQRRSKSFSAPSVSLSRQHTMIGIGIVVLVLLIIGIGSALQSPSQNTPSAPSPTAGSGKNIDLSSSMSSSQVQGASPTAPQPSSPVPVSNNPNAGSSAPQALSGQPVSGTPTQAPLPAQNNNQQRIELPGNITEALSQPQQQDRVNALSAGLPTEPATILSPTTKAGRSQPVEKAPSRVQVEKQPSTVSSHETTLSHKTVAEAKEAAKPATNTHRGPTTAVMPAPSSKPVAVVKPAASAASQSSTAIQSAPASHFTLQLSSASREDSLKAYAREQRLANYWVYETKRDGRPWYVLVNGVYATSEDAKRAIASLPADVQAKKPWVRPIRQVKQDLTK